NNNNNNNNNNNNNNNNNNNNNNNNNNNNNNNNNNNNNNNNNNNNNNNNNNNNNNNNNNNNNNNNNNNNNNNNNNNNNNNNNNNNNNNNNNNNNNNNNNNNNNNNNNNNNNNNNNNNNNNNNNNNNNNNNNNNNNNNNNNNNNNNNNNNNNNNNNNNNNNNNNNNNNNNNNNNNNNNNNNNNNNNNNNNNNNNNNNNNNNNNNNNNNNNNNNNNNNNNNNNNNNNNNNNgttgtgagccaccatgtggttgctgggaattgaactcaggacctttggaagagcaggcaatgctcttaaccactgagccatctctccagctcctcttccatTCTTATATGGATTTCTGTGACTGAACTCAAGTTGGCAGGCTTGTTTAGTAAGtaagctgagccatcttactaagAGTTAAGAGTCCTTCTTGCCAGAGAACCtaagttaaataaacaaaaattgtttATTCTGAAATAGTCTTTGTAATCAAGACTGGCTTTAAATTTCTGATTCCCCCATTTCTTCCTAGTGGATGTTAGGAATATAAGCATGATGCCTGGTGCGTACTGGTTTTCAAATATCAACCGATTCTAACACAGATCACTGGTATAGCTAACCAGATTTAGAGGACAGTAATGAGACAAGGAAGGGTAACAAAGCTCATGTGCACTAGAATTATTGTGGAACCAAAGAATAGTTGCATAGGGCTACTTAAGGTGGAATGAGGAATTGGTAGCATGCTTCCTAGGAACTGGGCTGTTTGCCCATTTGCTTAGAAGTTAACTCTGTCCTGGCTGGAATCTGTTACAGGCTCCATTTGAGGACACTGCAGAGAGGGTGAAAGTTTACCTTCGAATCAGACCCTTTTTAACTTGTGAGTTGGACCGACAAGAAGATCAGGTGAGGATAAGGTGAAATGGTATAGTACAGAAGAGGCTCACTAGGAACACTTCTTTACTGTGCTGacctctgctttctgccttctcAGGGCTGTGTCCATATTGAAAATACAGAAACTCTTATGCTACAAGCACCCAAAGACTCCTTTGCCTTGAAGAGCAATGAGAGGGGAATTGGTCAGGCCACCCACAAATTCACCTTTTCCCAGGTATGCAATGCTGGTGTATGAACTAgacccaacactcaggaagttttatttgttctttaaaagatTTCTACCCGAGTGTGAGTTCTCTATATGTGTATCTATTAATTCTGGGACCCTTGCTATATGTGCTAATCAGTGTGTCAGGTACTTTATGTACATTCATTACTGCTGATACTATCATCACCTCTTCCCTGATAAGCATACTGTGGCTCATAGTACAGTGAAGGTAATTTTGCTGACGCCATAGAGCTAGTAAGTGGGAAGACAGCGCTGGGATCTAGATCCAGCCATCTCCAAACCCATGCTTACAACCAATGATATTTTCCCCTTGTATGCACAGTGTCACAATAGCATGAAGTATTTAATGTGGAAGAAGGGGACTAGCAGAGTGTGGCTGAGTCTTCGGCATTTAGGAACAGCTGGAGTTCAGCAGGAAAACCTAGCTGAGTGGTCCCCAGGAAGGAATACACCTACTAGTCCTGCACAGGAAACAGGTGGCAGGTGAAGTATGGCAGGCCTCTGATAACAGGTCTATTTCTAGATATTTGGGCCAGAAGTGGGCCAGGCACCCTTCTTCAATCTGACTGTGAAGGAGATGGTAAAGGATGTACTCAAAGGGCAGAACTGGCTCATATACACATATGGAGTTACCAATTCGGGGAAGACGTACACAGTTCAAGGTAAGTAGTAAGCTTGAGCAGGGTAGTTAACCCAGGATCTAATGGTTGTCTTTACCTTTTGATGCCCTGGGTAAAAGATATTATCTCTGATATTCTTCCAGGTACTACTAAGGATGGGGGGATCTTGCCCCGGTCCCTGGCTCTCATCTTTAATAGTCTCCAAGGCCAACTTCATCCGACACCTGATCTGAAGCCCTTGCTTTCCAGTGAGGTGATCTGGCTAGACAGCAAACAGATTCGCcaggaggaaataaagaagcaATCCTTACTAACTGGAGGCCTTCAAGAGGTAAAGTAGTAAGAAAGCTGGGATAAAGGGTAGAGTTCAGGAAAGATTTGTGCTTatcttctctttgctctttcagGAGGAGCTGCCCACCTCCTTGAAGAAGCGTGTCCACATTGATAGTCGGATAGGTACCAGCACCAGCTCTGACAGTGGCATTGCTGGGCTCTCTTCCACCAGTCAGCTCAGCAGCAGTAGCCAGCTGGACGGTATGTACATGTGGGCTGTGCTGGGCAATGGTGGGGACCCACTAGAGATTACAACCTGAAATCCATCTTTTGAAGTTCCTGTAGACCAAGGCAAGATGAACTGCTCCGTGATTAATGACCTACACATTGATTTTTCTCACAGTAACAAGTCATTCATGGGCACAGCCAGACACTGCTCCAGTAAGTGTCCCAGCAGACATCCGCTTCTCTGTTTGGATCTCCTTCTTTGAGATCTACAATGAATTGCTTTATGACCTGTTAGAACCACCTAACCATCAGCATAAGAGACAGACACTGCGGCTGTGTGAGGATCAGAATGGCAATCCTTATGTGAAAGGTATACAAAGGTAGAGGAACCTGGTAGAAACCTGGAGGCATGTAGGGAAAAAAGGGGGCTAAGTGTTCCCACCTCTTTCTTGGCCACAGACCTCAACTGGATCCATGTTCGCGATGTTGAGGAAGCCTGGAAACTCCTGAAAGTGGGTCGCAAGAACCAGAGCTTTGCCAGCACCCACCTGAACCACAACTCTAGTCGCAGGTGAGTTGTGAAAATTAACTCTTTGCTGTGTCTAGGAAGCCTTAGCCCTCCACCTGATCATGGGCAACAAGatatgatttttctcttctccttttcagtCACAGCATCTTCTCCATCAGAATCTTGCATCTTCAGGGAGAAGGGGATATAGTGCCCAAGATCAGTGAGTAAGTTTTTCCACTTAGAAATTTAATCATCTTGGTCACCTGATTGTAGGGGCGAAGGGTAATATAATTCTTAAAGGAACTAGCTGTTCCCAGAATTATATAAGCTATGAGTTCCTTACATCAGGTCCTACACATTATTCCATCCAGACTGTCACTCTGTGATTTGGCTGGCTCAGAGCGCTGCAAAGATCAAAAGAGTGGCGAGCGGCTAAAGGAGGCAGGAAACATTAACACTTCTCTGCACACACTGGGCCGCTGTATTGCTGCCCTGCGGCAAAATCAGCAGAACCGGTAAGCTGTGGGCTAGGATGGCCTGGGGCTTGGTGATTTGGTCAGTTTTACGTCACCTGTAAGGATGGTGTTTGGAAGCCCCTTTATGTTCACAGTGCTATTTTTCTGATTCTGTGCAAGGTCAAAGCAGAACCTGATTCCTTTCCGCGACAGTAAGTTGACTCGTGTGTTCCAAGGCTTCTTCACAGGTCGAGGCCGTTCATGTATGATTGTCAATGTGAATCCCTGTGCATCTAACTATGATGAGACTCTTCACGTGGCCAAGTTCTCAGCCCTTGCCAGCCAGGTATGAAGCTATAGGCATGATGATTGTACTTAATCTGGACTGGCAACCTTAAGATAATCCTTAGAAACTGGTAAACGAGTCgattaagtttttcttttccttctctagcTTGTGCATGCCCCACCTATGCATTTGGGGATCCCATCCCTGCATTCATTCATCAAGGAGCATAGTCTTCAGGTAGCCCCTGGCTTACAGAAAGGGGGCAAGACTGACTCAGACCTTGATGACCATCCTGAAAAAGAAGCTGACATCTCTATGTATGGCAAGGAGGTGAGAATACAAGAAGGCTCTAGGATAGCTGCTTAATGGCTGCACATTTCCCACAGGGTGCTCCAGATGGGTTCGGGCCTTTTACTGCAGGATTTAAGATCTCTGACAGGTGCGTTCTTCCTAGGAGCTACTGCAGGTGGTGGAAGCCATGAAAACACTGCTTTTAAAAGAACGACAAGAAAAGCTGCAGTTAGAGATGCAGCTCCGCGAGGAAATTTGCAACGAGATGGTGGAACAGATGCAGCAGCGGGAGCAATGGTGCAGGTACTGCTGAGTGGCCCTGCTAGTGAGTTACCTGTGAGAGGGGACAGAAGACTGGGGCACAGGGTTGTGCCTCAGCTTCACTCAGAATCCTCACTACCCTCCTGTCAGTGAGCATTTGGACAACCAAAAGGAACTACTGGAGGAAATGTATGAAGAGAAGCTGAAGATCCTCAAGGAATCGCTGACAAGTTTCTACCAAGAAGAGATTCAGGTGAGTTTGCCCCATCCAGTCCCAACTGCCATGCAGACTTCTGTCACTTGGTTGTCTGAGATGAAcaaaattttacttatatttaattatttattggttgattgattttgtgggacagggtttctctgtgtaacagtcctggctttcctggaactctgtggactaggctgacctcaaacctatctgcctctgcttcctgagtgctgggattaaaggtgtgtgtacttACCTAAGTTTTATAAACTCTAGTAAGAACAGGAATAtaagtcatttttcttcatttctcttagtgCCTTGTAGTTATCTGAATTTAAATTCAGGGTCTAGCGTCAAgatttatgttcatttatttgggCAGTATAGctaggcagatctcagtgagtttgaggccagcctggtctaccaaactTGTGCCAGaacagaactgttacacagagaaactaaaaaaaaaaaaaaccaccccccCAAAATGTTCATTTAATCAGGTCCTTTGGTTATTTCTCTGACCCTGGACAGAATTGtgctctctgtttccctcttaGGAGCGGGATGAGAAAATTGAAGAGCTAGAAACTCTCTTGCAGGAAGCCAAACAGCAACCAGTGACTCGAGTGTCAGGGTCTGAACTGTCCCTACGGCGGTCACAAAGGctggcagcttctgcctccactCAGCAGCTCCAGGAAGCAAAAGCTAAACTAGAAAAATGCAAAGCAGAGCTGAACTCTGCCACTGAAGGTGAGGAAAGAGCCTCACCTTGTCTGCTTGCTGCTGTTAAAGAGGTAAGCCCAAAGCTGGAAAGCCATGtattaaatgtgtttatattgTTTCCCTCCCAGAGCCACAGAAGTTCCAGCAAATGGTGGAACAACCAGCCGTAGCCAAGCCCTTCACCACTGATGTGGATAAGAAGTTAGAGGAGGGCCAGAAGGTTTGTAACCTTTCTGTTAATCAAAGGGAATTTATGTGAgactgggttgttttttttttttttgttttgttttgtatttgggtttgtatgtgtgtcccCTGAGGAATGGCTATTTCATTCAGAAAGccagcttttgtttttgctttacatttatttatttgtgtgtggtaaTGTGGAAGCCATATGGGTTCCATGTGCGTTCCTGGGATTTAACATTTAACTCAGAATGTCAAGCTTGGGGGACAAGTGCCCTCACTAGCTAAGGCAGCTTACCGGCTCCCAGCCTCCTTGAGTTTGTCGTCAAATGGCTGCTGTGGTTGATTTTAGCCACACTCTGATTCCTGCTCTTTCAGAATATAAGGATGCTAAGGATAGAGCTTCAGAAAATAGGACAGTCTCTCCAGTCAGCAGAAAGGGCCTGCTGTCACAGCACCGGGGCAGGAAAACTTCGCCAAGCCTTGACCAACTGCGATGATATCTTAATCAAACAGGTGAGGGCAGCCTAGAtactccttcccttcccaggcccATCCAGTGTCTAGTGAGAAACTGTCATGGTGGGGGtgggacccagggcttcatgcacgctACACAGGCACTCTATCACTAAGCAATAGCATTTCTCGTTGGTGTGTATTGATGCCAGAGATCTTAAAAGGCTAAAGAGAAATGTTCACTTCTTAGACTGATACCTAGGGGCAGGCTGAAATGTTTTTAGAAGgtgatagggtctcactgtgtagctctggctggcctagaacgtagaaatgctggggttaaaggttcaATCTCTAACTTCTATGTTACTTAGAACCAGACCCTGGCTGAGCTGCAGAATAACATGATGCTAGTGAAACTGGACCTTCAGAAAAAGACAGCCTGCATTGCTGAGCAGTATCACACTGTGCTGAAGCTCCAAGGCCAGGCTTCTGCTAAAAAGCGGTTGGGAACAAACCAGGAAAACCAGCAACCAAATCATCAACCCCCAGGAAAGAAACCATTCCTTCGAAACTTACTTCCCCGAACACCCACCTGCCAGAGCGCAACGGACAACGGCCCTTACGCGCGGATCTTGCGCTCTCGGCACTCTCCTTTGCTCAGGTCTCCTTTCGGCAAAAAGTACTAAGGTTGTGGGGATGAAGACACATGCTTGTTGACCTAAGGTTGGTGAACTGATcaacttttaagtctcttacgttccatatatatatatatgtatatctccTGAACTGTATCACGAGTTATTGTATTATAATCACATATATAATCTCATTTTTCATGCACAAATATTATACTGAATAAAGACACtgtttatgcttttatttggattccaaacttagaaaaatataaaaaggggGACAGAAACTGATATAAATACCATCTGGTCCGTTGGACCCTTGGACAGGAACAGCAATGGGAACCAGCCTAAGGCGCACTATGAAATGAGTCAAATGGCAATACATATTCAaaaggttttgttgtttgggtttttttttcaagacaggtcttactatgtagctcagactggcctggaacttgctgtgtagacagcTAATCTCAAaacatccacctgcctttgtcttcaaaatgctaggattaaagacgtgcaccaccatgcacagctaaaatttcaaaagtaagaggggaataaaaatactttgagcacaagagaaaggaaggttACATCTTAAACACAGAATGGTCGCTAGCATCATATAGCACAAACATCAAAGTGTATTTGAAACTACAAGAACATAAGATGATTCCCTCAACCTTGCAGACAAAGTTGAAAACAAAGTATTCTTtggagataaaaggaaaaaacaattaCATCAAGCATTAACTAAAAGATATCAGCATGGATTTTAATGtctgaaataaaaaatgtactttCAAATGTCCACAAAGTTCTCTGTAATCTGGTCTCCCTGTGTTGACTTTCATCAGGGTATAGCCAATGCTGTAGCCATCCTGGCCCTCAATATGAGCTACAGTTCATGCTCACAGACTTCCACTTGAAAGGTTTTAGAAGACTCCCTTCGAAAGCAGTCTCCCAAAGATCATATGAATAGCTACACTCTAACCCTAATCTCCGACATCAGAGACCACACTGCAAAACGAAGGTCATTCTAGCCAGGCCTCacagcacacgcctgtaatcccatcgtaggctacacagagaaaccccgttaACACCTGACCTCACTATACCAGAAGATAAGCAGGATAGTCTTTACTCCCCCCTTTGCCTAGCCCACTCCAGCAGCATTAAACCTTGTTTCTGTAGCATCACTTATGGTAAAGTGCTGTAAAAGGGATTTGTGGAGGTGAGGAGACTATGGGAGGGCCAAGACCTGCTATTCTGAATAGAAGGGAGAAGTGCTGGCTGACAGAAGACAGTCAGTACTGTCCTCCGTCGTTCCTGTCTACCTCTGAAGGTGATTCCATAGGCTGTCCCCAAGGCTGTTTCTATCTGTAAAAATGAGAAGAGTTTAGGTCCTTGGGAGAACAGACGTGGCTGCTCTTTACCGGAGGTAAGGCTTAATACTGGTCTAGCAGTGCGCTGCCTTGAGAGCTGTCAACTAAGGCGTGACTGAAGACAGGTTAAGTGGAGAAACTCTGCGTGTAGGCGTGTTGTTTGCAGACAGTGAGGCAGGGAGGAAAAAGGTACCAGGCGTGTCAGTGCTCGGCGTCTCCCCTTGGTTCCGCAGCTGTAGGATCTGGCGGAGCAAGGCCTTACCTTCTTCCCGCGTCTGAAACAAAGTTACAGCTGTTTCAAAATGTGTTTGGTGCTATTCGAAAaagttggtttttaaaatactCTTCAGAACATTCCTTTACAAATAAAAGGAGTCTTGtccccttaaaaaaaaagcaagtatgatgtgggagagtcttctgttttgtgttgatttcattggttaaataaagaaactgccttggccctttaatttaggacagaaaattaggcggagtaaacagaacaggatgctgggaagaaggcagtgaatttagtcgccatgattctcctctccaagacagatgcaggttaagatctttcctggtaagccacctcgtggtgctatacagattactaaatatggattaatcaagatgtgagaattagccagtaagaggctagagctaatgggccaatagtgtttaaaagaataaaatctgtgtgttgttatttcggggtataagctagccaggaggccaggcggcaggaatgcagcccgccactcctcaCTACAGAAGTACTCAATGGCTGACTCCCACAAGTCAAAGTAAGCTTTCTGGCACACCATGTAAAGACCACATGTTTTGGCCTGAAAAATCAAACCTTTTAGAATCCAATACTCACATCATTGAATGCACAGCACTTCTGGGCACAAGTTGAAGCTTCATCCCACAACTTGCATTTAAAATAGTACTGGGCCAGGTAGCGGAAGGCTGTACTCTCCTCCAAGTGCTCCACTACTTCCTAGATAAGGAAAGCAAGCATGACTGAGGTGACAAGAACCCGTCAGGGACACAGCTCTCATGCTCTGACACATACCCCACACGAATAGATATCTTGGATGTATTTGATGTAACACTGGGCAGCCTGCTCTGACTCAGTCAACTGTTCATGAAGCCTACAAAAGAAATTGGGCTTTAAATAAAAGACCACAAAGCAAGTCagatattaaaaagtaaaggcataaataaaacctgaaatgACATATAAACAAGTAAATTTTAACATAAATAACATGTTGAGATCCAGAATACAATCAGTGCCTATTAAGTGGTTACTATGGTGCACAGCTTCAATCcaccagcactaggaaggcagagacagggggatctctgtgagttaaagcccagcctggtctacagagcagttccaggatagccagggctacacagagaaaccctatcttaaaaaacaaaacaaaatgacaacaacaacaaaaagcagggtGTCTACCAGTGCTACATAGTAagtccttgcctcaaaaaaaaaaaaaaaagttaagggcCAGGTGAGCTGGCTTAGCAGCTGAAGCAAAGCCTGGCAATCGAGTTCAGTTCCCGGGGACCACATAATGGTTGGCgcgacctccacatgcacataccacatacatatacacaaaatttaaaaaactttttaaaaaagagtagtTGACTTAAACTGATAATTGGGTAATATACCCTTCCAAAAAATTTCCTGCTAACACTGGTACGAATGAAAGCGATAGCCAACAGCTGACTACTTCTGAGCAATTCTCCCATGCACACAGGCCCTGATGCATGCTAGGTGAGTCCTCGACCACAGGACGACACTTCTAGTCCACTCAGATctttttcagttcattttttcATCTCTTGCCTAACAGGAAATCTATTCCAATTCAAGGTGAAGTGGAACTCTCTAGAGTCAAGAGGCTAAAGCCAGAATATAACTTCATGCCTAGCATGtataaggtcctgggttcatctacaacacagagaaaaggaaagagctgTGCGCGACTGCAGAACCAGTCTTTCCATACCTTTCCACACCCTGCTCCATGCCCACACTCATGACACAACCTCAGGAGAACCAACACAAGTATCAAAGACATTCCACTCACTTTGCCAGCTTCACGAGAGCCATCTTCTCCACATCTCCCACAGCATATGCTCTCCAGTAACACTGTTGAAGAATAAACTGGTCACTTCTGACTGCTGCCCATGTGGAACAACTAATCACATAAACACTAAGGCCATGCAAGCCTTCTAGAAATGCAGGCTTACACAATACAGAGCGTTTTTCCTGTTATATAGATCCAGGCTATACATGTAGACATCCACGCTGATAATCTCAGCCTACATTTCTTTTATGCTACACACAGATCagaatggggggggaggggggttactACAGTACTGTACACAGCTCAACGTCCTTCTGAACAACAGATTTCTGCTCAAATTCTCTAGGCTGAAATTTGAGGTACCTTTTTGGCTTCCACTAGTTGATTGAGTTTCTCATAACATTCTCCTAAGGCAACCAGCATACGAGAATCATTGGGACTATGAAAAAGGGTAACAAACAGTTAGAGCAAAGACTTTACCAAAACCTCAAGTCCTCACTTGAAAGCTTAGTCTCTACTATTTCACACTGTTCCCAGTCTATGCAAGGACTGTTCTTCAGTCAATGCTTCATTTAATAACATTACTTAGTGTTTATAATTATCCCATAAACACACTAGtagagaaactaagtaaaaatGACCAGACCTACACCCTTTAGTTCTGAGAGAGAGCTGGTATCATATCAACCCTTTCCACACTGTCAAGAAACCAACTTACCGCAGCTGGTGGGCCCGTCTataataataaaggcaataaaatGGCATCTTAAGGATTTCATAGGTCTGTCCAAGGCCATACCAAGCTCTGTAGTCTCTCTTGTTGACCTCAATGGCATGTCtaagaaatagacaaaaataaagccgggcgatggtggNNNNNNNNNNNNNNNNNNNNNNNNNNNNNNNNNNNNNNNNNNNNNNNNNNNNNNNNNNNNNNNNNNNNNNNNNNNNNNNNNNNNNNNNNNNNNNNNNNNNNNNNNNNNNNNNNNNaaaaaaaaaaaaaaaaaaaaaaaaaaaaaaaaaagaaagaaatagacaaaatagACAGAAACATGGCAAAAGAATTAAGGTTAGCCACACATAGGCTTAGCAGAGGCTCCTGTTCCActcacccctcccaccccaactGGACCCTTACCGGTAAGCCTGGATAGCAGCAGATGTGTTTTTCATTTCCATGTACTCATGCCCCATCAACGTCCAGGCCCCAAGATACCTAGGGTTCAACTTGAGGGCTCTCTGAAAATATAAGGCTGCTTTCTCATGCTGGGAGCGTAAGCTATAATAATTGcctgataaagaaaaaaacaaaatgattcacaggaaacacacacacacacacacaagtacacataaataaaaataaaggggcaggagaaatggttcagtggcttaagaacactggttgctcttccagaggacccgagttcaattcccagcacccatgcggcagctcacaactacccgtaactccagtgccaggggacaTGTTTGCTAAGTTCTAGCCTCGTTTTGTACCAGGcatgacatacatacataaagactATGGGCAAGCactaataaacataaataaacccTTAAAGGTAAATTAATATTActattaaagagagagagagagaaaatatatttttccctaACATTCTTTAGTTTGgtgatatttgtttatttttgttttttgagacagggtttctctttgtagccttggttgtcctggacctcacgctgtagtccaggatggccttgaactcagagctctgtctacctctgcctccggagtgttaggattaaaagaGTACACCACCTTGCCTGGCCTGAATTTTGTTTAGATTAGTGATTCTAAACTAGATTATTTTCAACCTAGACTTCAAAGGAATTTCTCAAA
This sequence is a window from Microtus ochrogaster isolate Prairie Vole_2 chromosome 18, MicOch1.0, whole genome shotgun sequence. Protein-coding genes within it:
- the Kif20a gene encoding kinesin-like protein KIF20A yields the protein MSHGILSPPAGLLSDEDVVVSPMFESTAADLMSVVRKDLLSDCSVISTSLEDKQAPFEDTAERVKVYLRIRPFLTCELDRQEDQGCVHIENTETLMLQAPKDSFALKSNERGIGQATHKFTFSQIFGPEVGQAPFFNLTVKEMVKDVLKGQNWLIYTYGVTNSGKTYTVQGTTKDGGILPRSLALIFNSLQGQLHPTPDLKPLLSSEVIWLDSKQIRQEEIKKQSLLTGGLQEEELPTSLKKRVHIDSRIGTSTSSDSGIAGLSSTSQLSSSSQLDVTSHSWAQPDTAPVSVPADIRFSVWISFFEIYNELLYDLLEPPNHQHKRQTLRLCEDQNGNPYVKDLNWIHVRDVEEAWKLLKVGRKNQSFASTHLNHNSSRSHSIFSIRILHLQGEGDIVPKISELSLCDLAGSERCKDQKSGERLKEAGNINTSLHTLGRCIAALRQNQQNRSKQNLIPFRDSKLTRVFQGFFTGRGRSCMIVNVNPCASNYDETLHVAKFSALASQLVHAPPMHLGIPSLHSFIKEHSLQVAPGLQKGGKTDSDLDDHPEKEADISMYGKEELLQVVEAMKTLLLKERQEKLQLEMQLREEICNEMVEQMQQREQWCSEHLDNQKELLEEMYEEKLKILKESLTSFYQEEIQERDEKIEELETLLQEAKQQPVTRVSGSELSLRRSQRLAASASTQQLQEAKAKLEKCKAELNSATEEPQKFQQMVEQPAVAKPFTTDVDKKLEEGQKNIRMLRIELQKIGQSLQSAERACCHSTGAGKLRQALTNCDDILIKQNQTLAELQNNMMLVKLDLQKKTACIAEQYHTVLKLQGQASAKKRLGTNQENQQPNHQPPGKKPFLRNLLPRTPTCQSATDNGPYARILRSRHSPLLRSPFGKKY